In Deinococcus psychrotolerans, a genomic segment contains:
- a CDS encoding FAD-dependent oxidoreductase, whose translation MSVLPSSPILVVGAGPAGLAAALGLARAGRDVRIIDHHAQRSAHSRAIGINSRTLGLLDSFGVSAELVAAGQRVGALNVHLGERRLKLDYRKLPVKHNFLLTLHQSETERLMEQALNGYGVQVERGRTLTQLEVGSGQASGIIGGAAGAEAFTAPHLIAADGVRSFVRQTLGIPFVGHTLPGQWALADVRLDWAYGHEEAQVFTRRGGALLAFCYGDGLHHILATSPELLSELPEGTRVLEVLGHSTFEVQHRVAAQRSSGPVMLIGDAAHAQSPVGSRGMNHGIEDGLSAAHSLITRTEEHSSRQRWARGQRTVRLTELQTRLLSTTSAAAQAARNFCLPLAMGLPKVDAWLLHELSGLGQNAAPAPRPAVTPRLGWL comes from the coding sequence ATGTCCGTTTTACCCTCTTCTCCCATTCTGGTTGTCGGCGCTGGCCCGGCTGGACTCGCCGCCGCGCTCGGTCTGGCCCGCGCTGGGCGGGACGTGCGGATCATCGACCACCACGCTCAGCGCAGCGCCCATTCCCGCGCCATCGGCATCAACAGCCGGACGCTGGGGCTGCTGGATTCGTTTGGGGTCAGCGCCGAGCTGGTGGCGGCGGGACAGCGGGTCGGAGCGCTCAACGTGCATCTGGGTGAACGCCGCCTCAAACTGGATTACCGCAAGTTGCCGGTCAAGCACAACTTTTTGCTGACGCTGCACCAGAGCGAAACCGAGCGCTTGATGGAACAGGCCCTGAACGGCTACGGCGTGCAGGTGGAGCGCGGGCGCACCCTGACCCAGCTTGAAGTCGGCAGCGGGCAGGCCAGCGGGATTATCGGAGGCGCGGCGGGCGCAGAAGCCTTCACCGCTCCCCACCTGATCGCCGCCGACGGCGTTCGCAGCTTCGTGCGGCAGACGCTGGGCATTCCCTTTGTCGGCCACACGTTGCCGGGCCAGTGGGCGCTGGCCGATGTGCGCCTGGACTGGGCGTACGGCCATGAGGAGGCCCAGGTCTTCACGCGGCGCGGCGGAGCGCTGCTGGCCTTTTGCTACGGCGACGGCCTGCATCACATCCTGGCGACCTCGCCTGAACTGCTGAGCGAGTTGCCAGAGGGCACGCGGGTGTTGGAGGTGCTGGGCCACTCCACCTTTGAAGTGCAGCACCGTGTGGCGGCCCAGCGTTCCAGCGGCCCGGTCATGCTGATCGGCGACGCTGCCCACGCGCAGTCACCCGTCGGCTCACGCGGCATGAATCACGGGATCGAGGACGGCCTGAGCGCGGCCCACAGCCTGATCACCCGCACCGAGGAGCACTCAAGCCGTCAGCGTTGGGCACGCGGCCAGCGCACCGTCAGGCTGACCGAACTGCAAACTCGCCTGCTCTCCACCACCTCGGCGGCGGCGCAGGCCGCGAGAAACTTCTGCCTGCCGCTGGCGATGGGCCTGCCGAAAGTGGACGCTTGGCTGCTGCACGAACTCAGCGGCCTCGGCCAGAACGCTGCGCCCGCACCGCGCCCGGCTGTCACGCCGCGCCTCGGCTGGCTGTGA
- a CDS encoding MurR/RpiR family transcriptional regulator, translating into MTQALAPRSFVSGGALGRIRLQADNLSPSLRRVADHVLQDAENVVHQTITELATTVGVGEATITRLCRKLDFAGFHAFKIALAADVLGRESKAMPQEGGLRGQAGALARQTAQTLDDTAQLLDPAVLEQVAERLARAPRVDLTGQGNSGLLAIYFAHRLMRIGVTAVVHTDPHLAAVAISSLPRGGVVIGLSSSGSTIDTVQHLRLAQSQGHFTLAITHRARSPVTRYASAVLFTSTQEDPLSDSVLGTLTSQALVLEMLYRSLLDRRPEAHAMLRVTAESVVEKKY; encoded by the coding sequence TTGACTCAAGCGCTCGCTCCCCGTTCCTTCGTTTCTGGCGGCGCACTGGGCCGCATTCGGCTTCAGGCCGACAACCTCTCGCCCAGCTTGCGGCGGGTGGCCGATCATGTGCTGCAAGACGCCGAAAACGTGGTGCATCAAACCATCACCGAACTGGCCACCACTGTGGGGGTGGGCGAGGCCACCATCACCCGGCTGTGCCGCAAGTTGGATTTTGCCGGATTTCACGCTTTCAAAATCGCGTTGGCCGCCGACGTGCTGGGCCGTGAGAGCAAGGCCATGCCGCAGGAAGGCGGCCTGCGCGGGCAAGCCGGCGCTCTGGCCCGGCAAACCGCCCAGACCCTCGACGACACCGCCCAACTGCTTGACCCTGCCGTGCTGGAGCAAGTGGCCGAGCGCCTCGCCCGCGCCCCCAGAGTCGATCTCACTGGACAGGGCAACAGTGGCCTGCTGGCGATTTACTTTGCTCACCGCTTAATGCGAATCGGCGTCACGGCAGTGGTTCACACTGATCCTCACCTGGCAGCGGTGGCCATCAGCAGCCTTCCCAGGGGCGGTGTGGTCATCGGCCTGAGCAGTTCCGGCAGCACCATCGACACCGTGCAGCACCTGAGGCTGGCGCAGTCGCAGGGTCATTTCACGCTGGCGATCACCCACCGCGCCCGAAGTCCGGTTACGCGCTACGCCAGCGCGGTGCTGTTTACCTCCACCCAGGAAGACCCGCTCAGCGACAGCGTGCTGGGCACCCTGACCTCGCAGGCGCTGGTGCTGGAAATGCTTTACCGCTCCCTCTTAGACCGCCGCCCCGAAGCCCACGCCATGCTGCGCGTGACCGCCGAATCGGTGGTGGAAAAAAAGTACTGA
- a CDS encoding ABC transporter substrate-binding protein, whose protein sequence is MKTKTAARLLTLGLSLALGTAAAQSPVEVQFWTWYLSPKFDGYIKDTITAFEKANPNITVKWFDKQDTMVQDFISSVNMGSAPDVVNLNIDETSKAAQNSFLKPVDTLTPMSTLKSVYYPQTLANFTIGGKVYGYPWYGSLNEGVLLYNPDLMAKAGVKAPRNMTELLSMVKTIKDKTGAYAWVPALKDPGGASFLGYFFSDGLPIYDASGKAAFNGAAHVALLQKYVDLFKGGYFPEDALRKEAFQLATELYAQNKVAMIVGGPQALNRIKDTNPSLYAKTVVTTAPLGKAQVQTGTSMGLVIPNASKHPAEAAKLAAFFTNNANQIAFAKIVPIVPTTAAAKNDAYFKKVSTDPIAKATSLVGASGQYINPGFKAPGNSDDLYKNFSDNIEAALLGKKTPKAALDDSVTYWNANMKK, encoded by the coding sequence ATGAAGACCAAGACCGCTGCCCGCTTGCTGACCCTCGGCCTGAGCCTCGCCCTCGGTACTGCTGCCGCCCAATCCCCTGTTGAAGTGCAGTTCTGGACCTGGTACCTCAGCCCCAAATTCGACGGTTACATCAAAGACACCATCACCGCCTTCGAAAAAGCCAACCCCAACATCACGGTCAAGTGGTTCGACAAGCAGGACACCATGGTGCAGGACTTTATTTCCAGCGTGAACATGGGCAGCGCCCCCGATGTGGTCAACCTCAACATCGACGAAACCTCCAAGGCCGCTCAGAACAGCTTCCTCAAGCCGGTGGACACCCTGACGCCGATGAGCACCCTCAAGTCGGTGTATTACCCGCAGACGCTGGCCAACTTCACCATCGGCGGCAAGGTCTACGGTTACCCCTGGTACGGCTCGCTCAACGAAGGCGTGTTGCTCTACAACCCCGACTTGATGGCCAAAGCGGGCGTCAAAGCGCCGCGCAACATGACCGAGCTGCTCAGCATGGTCAAGACCATCAAAGACAAAACCGGCGCTTACGCCTGGGTTCCGGCGCTCAAAGATCCGGGCGGCGCATCGTTCCTGGGCTACTTCTTCTCGGACGGCCTGCCGATTTACGACGCCAGCGGCAAAGCGGCGTTCAATGGCGCGGCGCACGTGGCTCTGCTGCAAAAATACGTCGATCTGTTCAAGGGCGGCTACTTCCCTGAAGACGCGCTCCGCAAGGAAGCCTTCCAACTCGCCACTGAGCTGTATGCCCAGAATAAAGTCGCCATGATCGTGGGCGGGCCGCAGGCGCTCAACCGTATCAAAGACACCAACCCCAGCTTGTACGCCAAAACGGTGGTCACCACTGCGCCGCTGGGCAAGGCTCAGGTTCAGACCGGCACCAGCATGGGCCTGGTGATTCCCAACGCCAGCAAGCATCCCGCTGAGGCCGCCAAGCTCGCTGCCTTCTTTACCAACAACGCCAACCAGATCGCCTTTGCCAAGATCGTGCCGATTGTGCCGACCACCGCCGCCGCCAAAAATGACGCTTACTTCAAGAAAGTCAGCACCGATCCGATTGCCAAGGCCACCAGCCTGGTGGGCGCGTCGGGCCAGTACATCAACCCCGGCTTCAAGGCTCCCGGCAACAGCGACGACCTCTACAAGAACTTCAGCGACAACATCGAAGCGGCCCTGCTCGGCAAGAAAACGCCCAAAGCGGCTTTGGACGATTCAGTGACGTACTGGAACGCCAACATGAAGAAATAA
- a CDS encoding carbohydrate ABC transporter permease: MTVSQRPKAPAKAKYSLRDTLMSYAFLAPALILLALFTFYPLAYGSYLGFTEYGGARFGQGLPPKWIGLDNFRTLIADPLFLKSMVNSVKYLIIVPVLQLASLAVAVLVNKNLPGMAFFRAAYYVPVVTSISLAAVMWDWIYNKDGTLNWILTNAHLIAKDSTFGWLNNELTAFWAVMLVTFWRGFGYYMVLYLAGLQGIPEELEEAAVLDGANAWKRFWSITVPLMKPTILLCSLLSTIAALRVLEEVLVLTNGGPLNSTYTALMYVYSKAFQGFNFDYGLASAAGLVVAAVALLLSIINFRVFRDDTGGGK; this comes from the coding sequence ATGACCGTATCCCAGCGCCCCAAGGCCCCCGCCAAAGCTAAATACTCGCTGCGCGACACCTTGATGTCTTACGCCTTTCTGGCTCCGGCCCTGATTTTGCTGGCGCTGTTCACCTTTTACCCGCTGGCTTACGGCAGTTACCTCGGCTTCACTGAATACGGCGGGGCACGTTTTGGGCAGGGTTTGCCGCCCAAGTGGATCGGCCTGGACAACTTCCGCACGCTGATCGCCGACCCTCTGTTTCTCAAGTCGATGGTCAACAGCGTCAAATACCTGATCATCGTGCCGGTGCTGCAACTCGCCTCGCTGGCGGTGGCGGTGCTGGTCAATAAAAACTTGCCCGGCATGGCTTTTTTTCGGGCCGCTTACTACGTGCCGGTGGTCACCAGCATTTCGCTGGCCGCCGTGATGTGGGATTGGATTTACAACAAAGACGGCACCCTCAACTGGATTTTGACCAACGCCCATTTGATCGCCAAAGACAGCACTTTCGGCTGGCTCAACAACGAGTTGACCGCCTTCTGGGCCGTGATGTTGGTCACCTTCTGGCGCGGTTTCGGCTATTACATGGTTCTGTATCTGGCGGGCCTTCAGGGCATTCCCGAGGAGCTGGAAGAAGCTGCCGTGCTGGACGGTGCGAACGCCTGGAAGCGCTTCTGGAGCATCACGGTGCCGCTGATGAAGCCCACTATCTTGCTGTGCAGTTTGCTCTCGACCATCGCTGCTCTGCGGGTGCTCGAAGAAGTGCTGGTGCTGACCAACGGTGGGCCGCTCAACAGCACCTACACGGCGCTGATGTACGTGTATTCCAAAGCGTTTCAGGGCTTTAACTTCGATTACGGTCTGGCGAGCGCGGCGGGTCTGGTGGTGGCAGCGGTGGCCCTGCTGCTCTCCATCATCAATTTCCGGGTCTTCCGCGACGACACAGGAGGCGGCAAATGA
- a CDS encoding carbohydrate ABC transporter permease, whose amino-acid sequence MSLVQQGAPARATSPSRKNRKWGRLVVRYVVLIAVLLFAVFPFLWTLAIAITDKHGGGSIYDFPDSLFPRAVTFRNFVEVYNQFSLGKYIWNSISITGLTVIGTLLVSALAAYPLARFKFPGRDFIFAVIIATLVLPGETTFIVNILTLNKLGLLGTHLGVVLPTIAGAFGIFLMRQAFLGIPQALIEAARIDGAKELTILTRIMLPLTKPSLAALGIFTLVGAWNAYFWPMLVLSSAPDKAPLSVAVLRLKGQFNYDPFNIAAGSLIMMVPVLLVFLAAQKLFMRGMEGAVK is encoded by the coding sequence ATGAGTCTCGTTCAGCAGGGCGCTCCCGCACGCGCCACCTCGCCATCCCGCAAAAATCGCAAGTGGGGCCGCCTGGTGGTGCGCTACGTTGTCTTGATCGCCGTTCTCTTGTTCGCGGTGTTTCCTTTTTTGTGGACACTGGCGATTGCCATTACCGACAAGCACGGCGGCGGCAGCATCTATGATTTTCCAGACAGCCTCTTTCCCAGAGCCGTGACCTTCCGCAACTTCGTAGAAGTCTATAACCAGTTCAGCCTCGGTAAATACATCTGGAACAGCATCTCGATTACTGGCCTGACTGTGATCGGCACTTTGCTGGTGTCGGCATTGGCGGCGTATCCGCTGGCCCGCTTCAAGTTTCCAGGCCGCGACTTTATTTTTGCGGTGATTATCGCCACATTGGTGTTGCCGGGCGAGACCACCTTCATCGTCAACATTTTGACGCTCAACAAACTGGGGCTGCTGGGCACCCACCTGGGCGTGGTGCTGCCGACCATTGCCGGAGCCTTCGGCATTTTCCTGATGCGCCAGGCTTTTCTGGGCATTCCGCAGGCGCTGATCGAGGCCGCCCGCATTGACGGAGCCAAAGAGCTGACCATCCTGACCCGCATCATGTTGCCGCTGACCAAGCCTTCGCTGGCGGCGCTGGGCATTTTTACCCTGGTGGGCGCGTGGAACGCCTACTTCTGGCCGATGCTGGTGCTGTCTTCAGCCCCCGACAAAGCGCCGCTGAGTGTGGCGGTGCTGCGGCTCAAGGGGCAATTCAACTACGACCCGTTCAACATCGCCGCCGGTTCGCTGATTATGATGGTGCCGGTTCTACTGGTCTTTTTGGCGGCCCAGAAGCTGTTTATGCGCGGGATGGAAGGCGCGGTCAAGTAG